Proteins co-encoded in one Streptomyces sp. NBC_01283 genomic window:
- a CDS encoding DUF3710 domain-containing protein has translation MFGRRKKDSAAEDAAGEAEQGVEDRNGAGTDDSAAAPSRVRLEPEPRPDGPWDVSEVREPGEGRVDLGGLFVPGVEGMELRVEVAGDAIVAATVVLQDSAIQLQGFAAPKKAGIWGEVREEIASGITQQGGVIDEVEGPLGWELRAQVPVQLPDGTGGVQVVRFIGVDGPRWFLRGVISGQGAVQPQAAGLLEQIFRDTVIVRGDGPMAPRDPIVLKLPDDAQMVAEGTVQQEQQEGSRFSGGMGQLQRGPEITEVR, from the coding sequence GTGTTCGGACGTCGCAAGAAGGACAGTGCCGCCGAGGACGCGGCGGGCGAGGCCGAGCAGGGCGTCGAGGACCGTAACGGTGCAGGCACCGACGACTCGGCCGCGGCGCCGTCGCGCGTGAGGCTCGAGCCCGAGCCCCGTCCCGACGGTCCCTGGGACGTATCGGAAGTCCGCGAGCCCGGCGAGGGCCGTGTCGACCTGGGCGGCCTCTTCGTGCCCGGCGTCGAGGGCATGGAACTGCGCGTGGAGGTCGCGGGTGACGCGATCGTCGCCGCGACGGTCGTGCTCCAGGACAGTGCCATCCAGCTCCAGGGCTTCGCCGCCCCCAAGAAGGCGGGCATCTGGGGCGAGGTCCGCGAGGAGATCGCCTCGGGCATCACCCAGCAGGGCGGTGTCATCGACGAGGTCGAGGGTCCCCTCGGCTGGGAGCTGCGTGCGCAGGTGCCGGTGCAGCTGCCGGACGGCACGGGCGGCGTGCAGGTCGTGCGCTTCATCGGTGTCGACGGTCCGCGGTGGTTCCTGCGCGGGGTCATCTCCGGCCAGGGCGCGGTGCAGCCGCAGGCCGCGGGTCTCCTGGAGCAGATCTTCCGCGACACCGTCATCGTGCGCGGCGATGGCCCGATGGCGCCCCGTGACCCGATCGTCCTGAAGCTGCCGGACGACGCGCAGATGGTCGCCGAGGGCACCGTCCAGCAGGAGCAGCAGGAGGGCTCGCGCTTCTCGGGCGGCATGGGCCAGCTCCAGCGCGGACCTGAGATCACCGAGGTGCGCTAG
- a CDS encoding DUF4193 domain-containing protein, with translation MATDYDTPRKTDDDVNEDSIEELKARRNDKSTSAVDVDEFEAAEGLELPGADLSNEELAVRVLPKQQDEFTCMSCFLVHHRSQLAREKNGQPICRDCD, from the coding sequence ATGGCAACGGACTACGACACCCCACGTAAGACCGACGATGACGTCAACGAGGACAGCATCGAGGAACTCAAGGCACGTCGGAACGACAAGTCGACGTCAGCCGTAGACGTCGACGAGTTCGAGGCCGCAGAGGGCCTCGAACTGCCCGGCGCGGATCTTTCGAACGAGGAGCTCGCCGTTCGGGTGCTCCCGAAGCAGCAGGACGAGTTCACCTGCATGAGCTGCTTCCTGGTGCACCACCGCAGCCAGCTGGCCAGGGAGAAGAACGGCCAGCCGATCTGCCGCGACTGCGACTAG
- a CDS encoding potassium-transporting ATPase subunit C: MNNSVGSTARLLGAGLRALLVLTVICGVIYPLAVTGIAQGLFNDKANGSEIKSEGKVVGSELIGQRYDLPLKKGQEAAAPDLKWFQPRPSNGLGSNQDAGVNTRYNLILSGATNLAGDNKDLIANVRAAKAAVVKDNSTADYEVKPSDVPAEAVTSSGSGLDPHISPAYAELQAHRVAAKNGLAVNKVVKLVDEHTDGRILGFVGEPRVNVLQLNIALKELVAESR; the protein is encoded by the coding sequence ATGAACAACTCAGTTGGAAGTACGGCGCGGTTGCTGGGGGCGGGCCTGCGTGCCCTGCTCGTGCTGACCGTGATCTGCGGTGTCATCTACCCGCTCGCCGTGACGGGCATCGCCCAGGGGCTCTTCAACGACAAGGCCAACGGGTCCGAGATCAAGAGCGAGGGCAAGGTCGTCGGCTCCGAGCTCATCGGGCAGCGCTACGACCTGCCCCTGAAGAAGGGCCAGGAGGCGGCGGCGCCCGACCTGAAGTGGTTCCAGCCCCGGCCGTCCAACGGCCTCGGCTCCAACCAGGACGCGGGCGTGAACACCCGGTACAACCTGATCCTCTCGGGTGCGACGAACCTGGCCGGCGACAACAAGGACCTGATCGCGAACGTCAGGGCCGCCAAGGCCGCCGTGGTCAAGGACAACTCCACGGCCGACTACGAGGTCAAGCCGTCGGACGTGCCGGCGGAGGCCGTCACCTCGTCCGGCTCGGGCCTGGACCCGCACATCTCCCCGGCGTACGCGGAGCTGCAGGCGCACCGGGTGGCCGCGAAGAACGGCCTCGCCGTGAACAAGGTCGTGAAACTGGTCGACGAGCACACCGACGGCCGGATCCTCGGTTTCGTGGGCGAGCCCCGCGTCAACGTCCTCCAGCTCAACATCGCGCTGAAGGAGCTCGTGGCGGAAAGCCGCTGA
- the kdpA gene encoding potassium-transporting ATPase subunit KdpA: MSPVLAGALQFLALIVALALAYRPLGDHMAKVYSSDKHLRVEKWIYKGIGANPDAEMRWPAYLRGVLAFSAVSVLFLYLLQRLQGTLPGSLGFKSIDPDQAFNTAASFVANTNWQSYYGEQAMGHVVQTGGLAVQNFVSAAVGIAVAVALVRGFARSRTGELGNFWSDLVRGVVRILVPISVIGAIVLVACGAMQNFSGIHGVGQFLGGSQEWNGGAVASQEVIKELGTNGGGYFNANSAHPFENPNGLSNLFEVFLILVIPFALTRTFGRMVGRVRQGYAILATMVTIWVGFTALMMWTEFHHGAPAFDVAGGAMEGKETRFGIAGSAIFSVATTLTSTGAVNSFHSSNTGFGGGLDLLGMQLGEIAPGGTGSGLYGMLIMAIIAVFIAGLMVGRTPEYLGKKIGTREIKLAACYILITPALVLGFTAVSMALPTPKDSMLNSGAHGFSEILYAYTSGANNNGSAFAGLSADTNWFNTTIGLAMLLGRFLPMVFVLALAGSLAEQKPIPATAGTLRTEKPLFTGLLVGTIMIITGLTYFPALALGPLAEGLAS; this comes from the coding sequence ATGAGCCCTGTTCTTGCTGGTGCGCTCCAGTTCCTGGCGCTGATCGTGGCGCTCGCCCTGGCCTACCGTCCGCTCGGTGACCACATGGCCAAGGTCTACTCCTCCGACAAGCATCTGCGCGTGGAGAAGTGGATCTACAAGGGCATCGGCGCCAACCCGGACGCCGAGATGCGCTGGCCCGCCTATCTGCGCGGAGTGCTCGCCTTCTCCGCCGTGAGCGTGCTGTTCCTGTACCTCCTGCAGCGGCTCCAGGGCACGCTGCCCGGGTCGCTCGGCTTCAAGTCGATCGACCCGGACCAGGCCTTCAACACCGCCGCGTCGTTCGTGGCGAACACCAACTGGCAGTCGTACTACGGCGAGCAGGCCATGGGCCACGTCGTGCAGACCGGCGGCCTCGCGGTGCAGAACTTCGTGTCCGCGGCCGTGGGCATCGCCGTAGCGGTGGCCCTGGTGCGGGGCTTCGCCCGGTCGCGGACGGGGGAGCTGGGGAACTTCTGGTCCGACCTGGTGCGCGGTGTCGTCCGCATTCTCGTTCCGATCTCGGTGATCGGCGCGATCGTCCTCGTCGCCTGTGGTGCGATGCAGAACTTCTCCGGCATCCACGGCGTCGGCCAGTTCCTCGGCGGCAGCCAGGAGTGGAACGGCGGGGCGGTGGCCTCCCAGGAGGTCATCAAGGAACTGGGCACCAACGGAGGCGGCTACTTCAACGCCAACTCCGCCCACCCCTTCGAGAATCCGAACGGGCTCTCCAACCTGTTCGAGGTCTTCCTCATCCTGGTGATCCCGTTCGCCCTGACCCGTACCTTCGGCCGCATGGTCGGCAGAGTGCGGCAGGGCTACGCGATCCTGGCGACGATGGTGACGATCTGGGTCGGGTTCACCGCCCTGATGATGTGGACGGAGTTCCACCACGGGGCTCCCGCCTTCGATGTCGCGGGCGGGGCGATGGAGGGCAAGGAGACGCGGTTCGGGATCGCGGGGTCGGCGATCTTCTCGGTCGCCACCACGCTTACCTCCACGGGCGCGGTCAACTCCTTCCACTCCTCCAACACCGGCTTCGGCGGCGGACTCGACCTCCTGGGCATGCAGTTGGGCGAGATCGCACCCGGCGGTACGGGGTCGGGTCTGTACGGCATGCTGATCATGGCCATCATCGCGGTGTTCATCGCCGGGCTCATGGTGGGCCGTACGCCCGAGTACCTGGGCAAGAAGATCGGCACCCGCGAGATCAAGCTGGCGGCCTGCTACATCCTCATCACCCCCGCCCTGGTGCTCGGCTTCACGGCGGTGTCGATGGCCCTGCCGACGCCCAAGGACTCGATGCTCAACTCCGGGGCGCACGGCTTCTCCGAGATCCTCTACGCCTACACCTCGGGCGCCAACAACAACGGTTCGGCGTTCGCCGGACTGAGCGCGGACACGAACTGGTTCAACACCACGATCGGACTCGCGATGCTGCTCGGCCGCTTCCTGCCGATGGTCTTCGTTCTCGCGCTCGCGGGTTCGCTGGCGGAGCAGAAGCCGATCCCGGCGACGGCGGGCACCCTGCGCACCGAGAAGCCGCTGTTCACCGGTCTGCTGGTCGGCACCATCATGATCATCACCGGGCTGACCTACTTCCCCGCGCTCGCCCTCGGGCCGCTCGCTGAGGGGCTGGCGTCATGA
- a CDS encoding DUF3093 domain-containing protein translates to MQPYEERLTAPRSWWLVSLLVGIAMALIMLPFGTLPLLGGLVAGTAVAAVVTSSYGSPRIRVVAGSLVAGDAKIPVSALGEPQVLDAEEARAWRGPKADPRAFMLLRAYIPTALRVEITDPQDPTPYVYVSTRNPEALAAALTAVRTS, encoded by the coding sequence ATGCAGCCTTACGAAGAACGCCTGACGGCGCCCCGTTCCTGGTGGCTTGTCTCGCTCCTGGTCGGCATCGCGATGGCGCTGATCATGCTCCCCTTCGGCACCCTGCCCCTGCTCGGCGGCCTGGTCGCCGGGACAGCGGTCGCCGCGGTCGTCACCAGTTCGTACGGCTCCCCCCGGATCCGCGTGGTGGCGGGCTCGCTCGTGGCCGGCGACGCGAAGATCCCGGTCTCCGCCCTGGGTGAGCCCCAGGTGCTCGACGCGGAGGAGGCGCGCGCCTGGCGCGGTCCGAAGGCCGACCCGCGCGCCTTCATGCTGCTGCGCGCCTACATCCCCACGGCGCTGCGCGTCGAGATCACGGACCCGCAGGACCCGACTCCGTACGTGTACGTGTCGACGCGGAACCCCGAGGCGCTGGCGGCGGCGCTCACGGCGGTCCGGACCTCGTAG
- a CDS encoding response regulator transcription factor: protein MRVLVVEDEQLLADAVATGLRREAMAVDVVYDGAAALERIGVNDYDVVVLDRDLPLVHGDDVCRKIVELGMPTRVLMLTASGDVSDRVEGLEIGADDYLPKPFAFSELTARVRALGRRTSVPLPPVLERAGIKLDPNRREIFRDGKEIQLAPKEFAVLEVLLRSEGAVVSAEQLLEKAWDENTDPFTNVVRVTVMTLRRKLGEPAVIVTVPGSGYRI from the coding sequence GTGCGCGTACTCGTCGTCGAGGACGAGCAGCTGCTCGCCGATGCGGTGGCCACCGGACTGCGCCGGGAGGCCATGGCCGTCGACGTCGTGTACGACGGAGCGGCCGCCCTGGAACGCATCGGGGTCAATGACTACGACGTCGTGGTGCTCGACCGGGACCTCCCGCTCGTGCACGGGGACGACGTCTGCCGCAAGATCGTCGAGCTCGGCATGCCGACCCGCGTCCTGATGCTCACCGCGTCGGGCGACGTCAGCGACCGTGTCGAGGGCCTGGAGATCGGCGCCGACGACTATCTCCCCAAGCCGTTCGCGTTCAGCGAGCTCACGGCACGCGTGCGTGCCCTCGGCAGGCGTACGAGCGTGCCGCTCCCGCCCGTCCTGGAGCGCGCCGGGATCAAGCTCGACCCGAACCGCCGCGAGATCTTCCGCGACGGCAAGGAGATCCAGCTCGCCCCCAAGGAGTTCGCCGTCCTCGAGGTGCTGCTGCGCAGCGAGGGTGCCGTCGTCTCCGCCGAGCAACTGCTCGAAAAGGCCTGGGACGAGAACACCGACCCGTTCACGAACGTGGTCCGGGTGACCGTCATGACCCTGCGGCGAAAGCTCGGCGAGCCCGCCGTCATCGTGACGGTGCCCGGCTCCGGCTACCGGATCTGA
- a CDS encoding sensor histidine kinase, whose translation MAATPAPPTAPPKPTWDPRKAEPPFPWLRPTIRIRLTLLYGGMFLIAGILLLSIIYLLAAQALNVGSDLPFKIVSGQVASTTCNFPHEPSAGELNSAMNHCVNEQRQDALDNLLSRSLLALLGLAVIAFAFGYAMAGRVLSPLGRITRTARRVAGTDLSRRIELDGPDDELKELSDTFDEMLDRLERAFTAQQRFVGNASHELRTPLAINRTLLEVHLSDPGAPPELQQLGKTLLATNERSEQLVEGLLLLARSDNQIVERKPVDLAEVADRAVDQVLAEADAKGVEVRGSRGAAVVQGNGVLLERIALNLVQNAVRYNVPDGGWVEVTTEAQHGQAVLVVSNTGPVVPAYEIDNLFEPFRRLRTERTGSDKGVGLGLSIARSVARAHGGRIIAEPREGGGLVMRVTLPL comes from the coding sequence GTGGCCGCGACCCCGGCGCCACCGACGGCGCCCCCGAAACCCACCTGGGACCCCAGGAAGGCCGAACCGCCCTTCCCGTGGCTGCGCCCCACGATCCGCATACGGCTCACGCTGCTGTACGGCGGCATGTTCCTGATCGCGGGCATCCTGCTGCTCTCGATCATCTATCTGCTCGCCGCGCAGGCCCTGAACGTGGGCAGCGACCTGCCGTTCAAGATCGTCTCTGGCCAGGTGGCCAGCACCACCTGCAACTTCCCGCACGAGCCGTCCGCCGGCGAGCTCAACAGCGCCATGAACCACTGCGTCAACGAACAGCGCCAGGACGCCCTGGACAACCTCCTGAGCCGCTCGCTGCTCGCCCTCCTGGGGCTCGCGGTGATCGCCTTCGCCTTCGGCTACGCGATGGCGGGCCGCGTCCTGTCGCCGCTCGGCCGCATCACGCGCACCGCGCGCAGGGTGGCCGGCACGGACCTGTCCCGGCGCATCGAACTGGACGGGCCGGACGACGAGTTGAAGGAGCTCTCGGACACCTTCGACGAGATGCTGGACCGTCTGGAGCGGGCCTTCACCGCCCAGCAGCGGTTCGTCGGCAATGCCTCGCACGAGCTGCGCACCCCGCTCGCGATCAACCGCACGCTGCTCGAGGTGCACCTCTCCGACCCGGGGGCGCCCCCCGAGCTCCAGCAGCTCGGCAAGACGCTCCTGGCGACCAACGAACGCAGCGAGCAGCTCGTGGAGGGCTTGCTGCTGCTCGCCCGCAGCGACAACCAGATCGTGGAGCGCAAGCCTGTCGACCTCGCCGAGGTCGCCGACCGCGCCGTCGACCAGGTGCTCGCCGAGGCGGACGCGAAGGGCGTGGAGGTCCGCGGGAGCCGGGGCGCGGCCGTCGTCCAGGGCAACGGCGTCCTCCTGGAACGGATCGCCCTGAACCTCGTCCAGAACGCCGTCAGGTACAACGTGCCGGACGGGGGCTGGGTCGAGGTCACGACGGAGGCCCAGCACGGCCAGGCGGTCCTGGTGGTGTCGAACACGGGCCCCGTGGTGCCCGCGTACGAGATCGACAACCTCTTCGAGCCGTTCCGGCGGCTCAGGACCGAGCGCACGGGCAGCGACAAGGGCGTGGGACTCGGCCTGTCGATCGCCCGGTCGGTGGCGCGGGCCCACGGGGGCCGTATCATCGCGGAGCCGCGCGAGGGGGGAGGGCTCGTGATGCGAGTCACCCTTCCTCTCTGA
- the kdpF gene encoding K(+)-transporting ATPase subunit F, giving the protein MTAENIVGLVVAVALLGYLVLALVFPERF; this is encoded by the coding sequence GTGACTGCCGAGAACATCGTCGGTCTCGTCGTGGCCGTCGCCCTGCTGGGCTATCTCGTCCTCGCTCTCGTGTTCCCGGAGAGGTTCTGA
- the kdpB gene encoding potassium-transporting ATPase subunit KdpB: MTTDIKKPEEPGSMSTATPTRAPHQDVPGGHKDAKDASRVGGGLFDPKQLLKSFPDAVRKLDPRVMVKSPVMFVVLVGSVITTVLAVKDPADWFGWAIAVWLWLTTIFANLAEAVAEGRGKAQADTLRKAKTDTVARRLNGTNEEQVPGTGLRIGDLVVCEAGDVIPGDGDVVEGVASVDESAITGESAPVIRESGGDRSAVTGGTKVLSDRIVIKITTKPGETFIDRMINLVEGAARQKTPNEIALNILLASLTIVFLLAVVTLQPFAVYAGAEQSMIVLAALLVCLIPTTIGALLSAIGIAGMDRLVQRNVLAMSGRAVEAAGDVSTLLLDKTGTITLGNRQAAEFVPVRGTTEAELADAAQLSSLADETPEGRSIVVLAKAKYGLRERHQGELEGAEWVAFTAQTRMSGVDLVEGGGGRKVRKGATGSVVAWVTENGGTVSEDARSLTDRISQAGGTPLLVAVEDDRGARVLGVIHLKDVVKEGMRERFDELRRMGIKTVMITGDNPLTAKAIADEAGVDDFLAEATPEDKMALIKREQAGGKLVAMTGDGTNDAPALAQADVGVAMNTGTSAAKEAGNMVDLDSNPTKLIEIVEIGKQLLITRGALTTFSIANDVAKYFAIIPAMFAVVYPGLDKLNIMNLSSPESAILSAVIFNALIIIALVPLALKGVRYRPMSADKMLRRNLGIYGLGGLVAPFIGIKIIDLVISLIPGL; encoded by the coding sequence ATGACCACCGATATAAAGAAGCCAGAGGAGCCCGGCTCCATGTCCACCGCTACTCCCACCCGTGCGCCGCACCAGGACGTGCCCGGCGGGCACAAGGACGCCAAGGACGCCAGCCGTGTCGGCGGGGGTCTGTTCGACCCCAAGCAGCTCCTGAAGTCCTTCCCGGACGCCGTGCGGAAGCTCGATCCGCGGGTGATGGTCAAGTCGCCCGTGATGTTCGTGGTACTCGTCGGTTCGGTGATCACCACCGTCCTCGCGGTCAAGGACCCGGCGGACTGGTTCGGCTGGGCGATCGCGGTCTGGCTCTGGCTGACCACGATCTTCGCCAACCTGGCGGAGGCGGTGGCCGAGGGCCGCGGAAAGGCGCAGGCGGACACCCTGCGCAAGGCCAAGACCGACACGGTCGCGCGGCGCCTGAACGGCACGAACGAGGAGCAGGTGCCCGGCACCGGCCTGCGCATCGGCGACCTCGTGGTCTGCGAGGCGGGCGATGTGATCCCCGGCGACGGAGACGTCGTCGAGGGGGTCGCGAGCGTCGACGAGTCGGCGATCACCGGTGAATCGGCCCCGGTCATCCGGGAGTCGGGCGGTGACAGGTCCGCCGTCACCGGCGGCACGAAGGTCCTCTCCGACCGCATCGTCATCAAGATCACGACCAAGCCGGGTGAGACGTTCATCGACCGGATGATCAACCTGGTCGAGGGCGCAGCCCGCCAGAAGACGCCCAACGAGATCGCGCTCAACATCCTGCTCGCGTCCCTCACCATCGTCTTCCTGCTCGCCGTCGTCACGCTGCAGCCGTTCGCCGTATACGCCGGTGCCGAGCAGTCCATGATCGTGCTGGCCGCGCTCCTGGTGTGCCTGATCCCGACGACCATCGGTGCGCTGCTCTCCGCGATCGGCATCGCGGGCATGGACCGCCTGGTCCAGCGCAACGTCCTGGCGATGTCGGGGCGGGCCGTCGAGGCCGCGGGTGATGTCTCGACGCTGCTGCTCGACAAGACGGGCACCATCACGCTCGGCAACCGGCAGGCCGCCGAGTTCGTGCCGGTGCGCGGGACGACCGAGGCCGAGCTCGCGGACGCCGCCCAGCTCTCGTCGCTGGCCGACGAGACGCCCGAGGGCCGCTCCATCGTCGTCCTGGCGAAGGCGAAGTACGGGCTTCGTGAGCGCCACCAGGGCGAGTTGGAGGGGGCCGAGTGGGTCGCCTTCACCGCGCAGACGCGGATGTCGGGCGTCGACCTCGTCGAGGGCGGCGGTGGACGCAAGGTCCGCAAGGGCGCGACCGGTTCGGTCGTCGCCTGGGTCACCGAGAACGGCGGCACCGTCTCGGAGGACGCCCGGTCCCTGACCGACAGGATCTCGCAGGCCGGAGGCACGCCGCTGCTTGTCGCCGTCGAGGACGACAGGGGTGCGCGCGTACTCGGCGTCATCCACCTCAAGGACGTCGTCAAGGAAGGCATGCGGGAGCGGTTCGACGAGCTGCGGCGCATGGGCATCAAGACGGTCATGATCACGGGTGACAACCCGCTGACCGCCAAGGCGATCGCGGACGAGGCGGGCGTGGATGACTTCCTCGCCGAGGCCACGCCCGAGGACAAGATGGCGCTGATCAAGCGCGAGCAGGCCGGCGGCAAGCTCGTCGCGATGACCGGTGACGGCACCAACGACGCGCCCGCGCTTGCCCAGGCGGACGTGGGCGTGGCGATGAACACCGGGACCTCGGCCGCCAAGGAGGCCGGGAACATGGTGGACCTGGACTCCAACCCCACCAAGCTCATCGAGATCGTCGAGATCGGCAAGCAACTCCTGATCACCCGGGGTGCGTTGACGACCTTCTCGATCGCCAACGACGTCGCGAAGTACTTCGCGATCATCCCCGCCATGTTCGCGGTGGTCTACCCGGGCCTCGACAAGCTCAACATCATGAACCTGTCGTCCCCGGAGTCGGCGATCCTCTCCGCCGTCATCTTCAACGCGCTCATCATCATCGCCCTGGTGCCGCTGGCCCTGAAGGGCGTGCGCTACCGGCCGATGAGCGCCGACAAGATGCTGCGGCGCAACCTCGGGATCTACGGGCTCGGCGGTCTCGTCGCCCCGTTCATCGGCATCAAGATCATCGATCTGGTCATCTCCCTCATCCCCGGGCTGTAG
- a CDS encoding PaaI family thioesterase, with the protein MSGTSAALTPPADAIAPVRHPDAPAPGELIGAHYEHCFGCGEGQAHGLHLAARAGEGVGVTAEFTVREAHQGAPGLAHGGVLATALDETLGSLNWLLRVIAVTGRLETDFVRPVPLGTVLFLEAEVTAVAGRKIYSRATGRIGGPEGPVAVRAEALFIEVKVDHFIDNGRPEEIRAAMDDPDQLRRARAFEVNP; encoded by the coding sequence GTGAGTGGTACTTCAGCAGCTCTGACGCCCCCGGCCGACGCAATAGCGCCCGTCCGCCACCCCGACGCGCCCGCCCCCGGCGAGCTCATCGGAGCCCACTACGAGCACTGCTTCGGCTGTGGCGAAGGACAGGCCCACGGGCTGCACCTCGCGGCACGTGCCGGTGAAGGCGTGGGCGTCACCGCCGAGTTCACCGTCCGGGAGGCTCACCAGGGTGCCCCGGGCCTCGCCCACGGCGGGGTGCTCGCGACGGCGCTGGACGAGACGCTCGGCTCGCTGAACTGGCTGCTGCGGGTGATCGCCGTGACCGGCCGGCTGGAGACCGACTTCGTGCGGCCCGTCCCGCTGGGCACCGTGCTCTTTCTCGAGGCAGAGGTGACCGCCGTCGCCGGACGCAAGATCTACTCCCGGGCCACCGGGCGGATCGGCGGCCCCGAGGGGCCCGTGGCCGTCCGTGCCGAGGCCCTCTTCATCGAGGTCAAGGTCGACCACTTCATCGACAACGGCCGTCCGGAGGAGATCCGGGCCGCCATGGACGACCCGGACCAGCTCCGCCGCGCACGTGCCTTCGAGGTGAACCCGTGA
- a CDS encoding alginate lyase family protein — protein sequence MADAPTPVRHRRRSRTTVLATLAPVVTALVAAFLAWPGAERADAAPSTFAHPGVTVSRGQLDFTREKVNAGAQPWKGAYDQMMGSKYASLSRTPKPRAVVECGSYSDPNYGCTDEREDAIAAYTTALAWYITRDDRYAKKSIELMDAWSGTIKDHTNSNAPLQTGWAGSSWPRAAEIIKHTYTGGWGDSGRFATMLRNVYLPEIINGSNSNGNWELSMMEAAIGISVFIEDKASYDKAMAKFRTRTAAYVYLASDGALPKTVPSQNLDTRAKIVKYWQGQDTFTTGLTQETCRDFTHTGYGLSAISHVAEISRIQGEDLYKTDVGERLRQGLGFQAKYELGEAPPSSLCGGSLDRGLGPVTEVGYNALHNRLGQAMSNTQKLTEKNRPAGSNNLFVAWETLTHADNPS from the coding sequence ATGGCTGACGCCCCCACACCCGTGCGCCACCGCCGCAGATCCCGCACGACAGTCCTCGCGACCCTCGCCCCCGTGGTGACCGCCCTGGTTGCCGCTTTCCTCGCCTGGCCCGGCGCCGAGCGCGCGGACGCCGCGCCCAGCACCTTCGCGCACCCCGGAGTCACCGTCTCGCGCGGCCAGCTCGACTTCACCCGGGAGAAGGTCAACGCGGGCGCCCAGCCCTGGAAGGGCGCCTACGACCAGATGATGGGGAGCAAGTACGCCTCCCTGTCCCGCACGCCCAAGCCCCGCGCGGTCGTCGAGTGCGGCTCCTACTCCGACCCCAACTACGGGTGCACGGACGAGCGCGAGGACGCGATAGCCGCGTACACCACGGCACTCGCCTGGTACATCACCCGTGACGACCGCTACGCCAAGAAGTCCATCGAGCTGATGGACGCCTGGTCCGGCACCATCAAGGACCACACCAACAGCAACGCGCCCCTGCAGACCGGCTGGGCGGGTTCCTCCTGGCCCAGGGCCGCCGAGATCATCAAGCACACGTACACCGGCGGCTGGGGCGACTCGGGCCGCTTCGCGACGATGCTGCGCAATGTCTACCTGCCCGAGATCATCAACGGCTCCAACTCCAACGGCAACTGGGAGCTGTCGATGATGGAGGCCGCCATCGGCATCTCCGTCTTCATCGAGGACAAGGCGTCGTACGACAAGGCGATGGCGAAGTTCCGTACGCGCACCGCCGCGTACGTCTATCTCGCCTCCGACGGCGCCCTGCCCAAGACCGTGCCGAGCCAGAACCTGGACACCCGCGCGAAGATCGTCAAGTACTGGCAGGGGCAGGACACCTTCACCACCGGGCTCACCCAGGAGACGTGCCGCGACTTCACCCATACCGGGTACGGACTCTCCGCGATCTCCCACGTCGCCGAGATCAGCCGCATCCAGGGCGAGGACCTCTACAAGACCGACGTCGGCGAGCGGCTGCGCCAGGGCCTCGGCTTCCAGGCCAAGTACGAGCTGGGCGAGGCCCCGCCGAGCTCACTCTGCGGCGGCTCGCTCGACCGGGGCCTCGGGCCCGTCACCGAGGTCGGCTACAACGCGCTCCACAACCGCCTCGGCCAGGCCATGAGCAACACCCAGAAGCTCACCGAGAAGAACCGCCCGGCCGGCTCCAACAACCTGTTCGTCGCCTGGGAGACCCTGACCCACGCCGACAACCCCAGCTGA
- the dut gene encoding dUTP diphosphatase, with translation MIPASRPELDVLIRRVDPEVPLPSYAQPGDAGADLRTTEGCELAPGERAVLPTGVSIALPEGYAAFVHPRSGLAARCGVALVNAPGTVDAGYRGEIKVIVVNLDPRERVRFERFDRIAQLVVQQVEKVRFHEVAELPGSARAEGGFGSTGGHAAVGAGSGDKTGGNRYASVVSDREGQ, from the coding sequence GTGATCCCCGCATCCCGTCCGGAGCTCGACGTGCTGATCCGCCGCGTCGACCCCGAGGTACCGCTGCCGTCGTACGCGCAGCCCGGTGACGCCGGAGCGGATCTGCGGACCACCGAAGGGTGCGAACTCGCCCCGGGTGAACGGGCGGTACTGCCCACCGGCGTGTCTATCGCGCTGCCGGAGGGGTACGCGGCCTTCGTGCACCCGCGATCCGGTCTCGCCGCCCGCTGCGGTGTCGCCCTGGTGAATGCCCCAGGGACGGTGGATGCCGGGTACCGTGGAGAGATCAAGGTGATCGTGGTGAATCTCGACCCGCGCGAGCGCGTGCGGTTCGAGCGCTTCGACCGGATTGCCCAACTGGTCGTCCAGCAGGTCGAGAAGGTGCGCTTCCACGAGGTGGCGGAGCTTCCCGGCTCGGCGCGGGCCGAGGGGGGCTTCGGGTCCACCGGCGGCCATGCCGCCGTGGGCGCAGGCTCGGGTGACAAAACGGGTGGGAATCGATACGCATCGGTCGTATCTGACCGGGAAGGACAGTGA